CAACCTTGGAAACGATCCTTATGCAGCATCGTTGATCCCTCCTCCGCGATTTAACTCTCAAATAACTTCTTCCATTCTCCCACATGGCTTGATATGGCGTAAAGAATTTTAATAGGTTCACACTGAAAATACAGGTTTTTCAGTACACCGCTTACACGCAAAGGGTATAACGCTTTTCCACTTTTATCATTTTCTGAAAACATCTCATCCATGTGCAAATTTTCCATGTAAACAATCATAACGCGCTTGACCCTTCCGTTTGTCCTATGTTACGGTTTTATTAGCTTATACACCTTTTTTTCCCAAATTAATATTTATAACTTTGCTTTCACGTCAACTAATGTACCGCAAGTTAAAAGATTACGGTGTGTATTTGCAGAGAAATTCATTTAGCTTTATCCCAAAACTAATTCTGAAACAGGAGGAACAAATTTATGATTAAGGCACTGATTTTTGATTTCGATGGAACGATTATTGATACGGAGACAGCATGGTATGTTGCTTTTCGTGATGCCTACAAGGAACACGGCGTAAACTTAACCCTGGAGATGTACTCGCAATGCATCGGTACCAGTCTGAAAACATTTAATCCTTATGAGTACCTCATCACAGATTTGAATCTTCCGATCGATCGGGAAGCGTTCAGGGAATCTGTTCAGCTGCATCATGCAGCATTAATGAACAAAGAACAGGTAAGACCCGGTATCCAGAACTACCTTGATGCTGCACGCAAAGCTGGATTGAAACTTGCTGTCGCTTCAAGCTCCAAACGAGAGTGGGTTGAACAGCATCTGGAGCAGCTCAAGCTGAAGGATTACTTTGAAGTCATTCGCACCGCAGATGATGTTGCCCATGTGAAGCCTGATCCTGCATTGTACAATCAAGCACTTGAAGCCCTTGGAGTAACTGCAGACGAAGCCGTAGCGATTGAGGATTCACCTAACGGCGCGCGTGCAGCTGCTGCGGCTGGTATTCACTGCGTTGTCATCTCGAATACCATTACCGGGACACTTGATTTCGATATGCCTCACCAACGGCTGTCATGCCTGACCGACCTCGAATTTAACGATTTGATTTCGAAACCACTCGTCACTACGGTCTAAAGACTGAACGAATTTCGCATTTCAAACTTTAAAGGGGGAGTTCACACATGAAAGCTGTACATTTTGGTGCGGGCAATATTGGCCGCGGATTTATCGGTCATA
This window of the Paenibacillus marchantiae genome carries:
- a CDS encoding HAD family hydrolase encodes the protein MIKALIFDFDGTIIDTETAWYVAFRDAYKEHGVNLTLEMYSQCIGTSLKTFNPYEYLITDLNLPIDREAFRESVQLHHAALMNKEQVRPGIQNYLDAARKAGLKLAVASSSKREWVEQHLEQLKLKDYFEVIRTADDVAHVKPDPALYNQALEALGVTADEAVAIEDSPNGARAAAAAGIHCVVISNTITGTLDFDMPHQRLSCLTDLEFNDLISKPLVTTV